The genomic stretch TTCAGTTTTTTATTGTGTTGTTTGAATTGCATGTGGCTCCTACTTTGTATGTGAATATGTTGGACGAAAATGAGTCGACAAGCTTAATGTGTCACTAGATGCATCTTGATCACTTGTTGAAAAAACCGAAACAAATCACAAATCAACTGGTGTTTTTATTAGCCAAAACACTCCGCGGTCCGTTCACACGAGATAAATCATACATCCAGGTCGTGATTCATGCTTGGGGTCTCCAAAGTTCCGCACAAGAACATGCTTGTTGGGCTAGCCAACTGGCCTGAGCATTGTTTGTGTCATGGTACTCACATATTTATTAAATATACTTTTCATTTCTTAGCATATTAGTACTTCTCCTAGCTTATTTTATCCCTAATAAATCGGAAAGTGAACTGAGCGCACCAATGGTCCGACCGTTGAACCGTGAACCGGGGCCCTCACCGGTCCATGCTTTATACTATGATTTGATAACGAGTATGGTAATGATGATATTGAAGAGGTGGACGAGGGAATGGAAAATCAAAGAAACTCGTGAGTTACGCGGAAGTTGAGGACATGCATTAGTGAAGACATAGGAGAATGTATCACTCGATGTTGACCACCAATGATCATACCGAAAATAATATTCGCAAAGAACCGATGACAAGTTTCATCGATTCATGTCAGAACCatcaacccgcacaacacaatgctATCTCTCCAATGCTGGTGAGATGTCATAAAGCAACGTTGTTGCCACTGGAGTGGGTGTTTGGGGCAATTGAGGAATGCACCTCCGAGTGGATGCCTTTTGATGACTATGTAGGTTTGTTGTCTATTTGAATTCTTGCCATTTTGTGAACATAGGATCGCATAGGACAAGAAAGGTACAAGAAAATGGCCGCATCCAAAGGCAAAGCATTTGTGCTCCAATATTGTTGGATATTACTTGAACATCGTGAGAAGTGGAAGTTGGGACATCCAAAAGCTCCTCCACCGAGAAAAGGAGCACCAATTACCTTGGCTggcgatgaggatgaatatggtgaACCGGCACCGAAAGGAGTAAGAAACAAAGGTAGACCAGATAAGGGGGAGGGGAAGGAGAATAGATAATTGAAGAAGGCTGAGGCAGAAAGCTTGATGGGGAAACTTGATGAGATGATGAAGTCAAAACGGTTagtggctcattaaatgcaagcAGAAAAAGAGTTGGTCGAGAAGAATCAACAAGATAAGTTGCCAAGGTGGTAACAAATTAGAGAGGATGACAAGTTCAAGACGGATACCGAGGAGCAAAGAATTCATCTCGAGGAGACCAAGAAAAGGGCGAAAAGGGCGGACATCATTGCCAAGGAGAATGGAGTCATGATGTTGGATCCAAATGAAATGGATGAGAGGACAGGAGAGTGGTGGGAGATTAGAAGGGGATATATTGCAGTCAAGAATAGGTCATGCTTCGGCTAGCGGTGATGATGGTTACGGTGTTGCTTGATTTGGGGCATTTCATTCATAATTCTGTGGAGGTTTGATAGATGCTATGTTTAGCCCATGCTTTTGAACCCAAAAAATTATTGTTAATTAGAATTCTCAAAGTTTAGAATCTGAAATATGTTAATGCAtcggtttgaaaagtgaaaataaTATCAAACCTATTTTGCGCGATCCATACCGATTTTATGGTATGAGTATACCGAGTTTTCTGGTACTGGAGATGCCTTGAGTCGAGTGAGTATTAGTAAAACTGCATGAACTAGGGATGCTCTGAGTAGAGAGTGTGTATTAGCAAAACTGCATGTTCATTTGGTATTTTGGTTTGCTGGTTTTCGTCGACTCGAAAGTCGAAACGGGACCTTAGCATCACCCAAAAAATGGTGACGTTAACATGACAACGGGATTATATATCCCCCTCCCCGTGCAAGCTCACACTTCACCGCACTAACCACATACTGTACAACGCTGGAACAAGCAGAGCATGGATAGACACAGAGCAGCAAAGATACCGGCGTCGCAGAGCGCCGACGACGACTCCGAGCTCGGCGTCTTCACGGCCGAGCGCTACTTCAACGACGCCCTCGCCGGTGAGGACGCCTTATGGTGCGACCGCTCCTCGTCGTCCTACTCGTCGGCGTTCAAGACATGGCAGCACGACGAGTCCGCCCTGGCGCCGACGGCCGCCACCAGCTCGTCGGAGGCCAGCTGGAACAGCCGCTCTGCGTTGCTGTCCAACCATCCGGCGTCAGCTGCTGCCCCGGCCATTGAGGGGAAGGCAAATTCCACGACGGAGAGTGAGCCGACCGCAGGAAAGGCACGCCCGTCGTCGTCTCACCTGCGGCGCTGGATTCTCGGCATGGCAGGGTGCGCCTGCGGCTCCAGCGACAACAAGGAGTCGATGAGCGCCGACGACCTGTACCGCGAAGAAATGGACGACAGCTCCGAAGCAGATGCGACGATTCCAGGAGGGACGAGCAAACAGACCACCGTGGAGGACGGCACCACGGTGAGGATGATGTCTGGCTCTTGCAAGTGGGTCGACGACGGTGGCGGACCACCGCCCCTGCTGCTCCCGGAAGCTGCCCACCGCCGAGCCGCAAAGCCCGGAGAAGTGTCCATGCGGATGCTGGATCCCAGAGTTGACGCATCGTACGGCGAGCAACGGAGGACGCTGGTATCGGCGACGCAAAGCTCCGCATATACAATCGTTGCTGGAACGGCACGGGGTGGTGCTGTAAGTGCAGCCGCCGGTGTCAGCGGAAGCCCCAACCGAGCACACATGAGGGTTGACTCCGTCGTGGACGACGCCGCGGCGCCGAGCGAGGTGGACTACATGTACCCACCGAGCGAGGCAAGCATCGTGTGGAGCGTGGTCACCGCGGAGGGTGCCGCGTCCGGCAACTTCTCGAGCGCGGCCTCGGGCCGCTACTATTACTTCAACGACGGCGACGAGGATGCAGGAGGGAAGAGCCACCGGAGGAGACGAAATAACGGCGGCGGCTTGCTGACGGGCTGCATGTCCAAGAGGGCCGTCGACACCGTCGGCCGGCCTCGGACGTGGTCGGAGGTggagccggcgccggcgccggtcgCGAGGGTGCGCGGCCCAGACATGACACGCCGCCGGTAGGTATGTTCGGTTTGGACGTATGCGGCGGTTGAGTCTGTGGATTTGGATGCATGCATGTACCCGTAACCGGTGGATGTGTATTTTTCTGGAAAAATATTGGATTGTTTTTTTATCAGTGAAATATAGAGGAGTAATGGCGATAGAGATGCGTTGTGGACGATGCACTTCAAAGCTGTCATCATCTGTGTACAGGCCTACAGTCCACAGCCATACACACGACATGTCACAATAATCGGTAAACACAACTTTCAGACCGCTACATTGAACTTGGTCCATATGTGATGCTTATCTGCGTGCTGTTTAAGACGTTGGTTTCTTCCCAGGAGCAATAGTTATACTCTCTATATCTCAAATTAACTGACTTAACTTTATGTCGATACATATGTATATAGATATAGAAGGAGTACGAATTCTTGCACGGTCAAGTTTCTACCAAGTTTGTATCATTACTTTTGTAGAAAAATTCCTTTTCAGGTCAGCAAATCATACAAAGTGCAAATTATAACCCTATGTTTAATTAAGAAAATCTTGTTAAAACAAAATATGGTGCCCCTTTTTTAAAACCCTGCTTCGTTCACTCAACCCATGCGTGATTTTAAAAATCTGGTTCAAACTAAAATATGGTGTCCAGCTCTTTTTTTCTCGAATGCCTTATGCAGGGACCTATAAGGTGTTCCTAACACAAGCACTCCCTCTATATCGAATTATAAAATGTTTTGAATATTTTAATATGGATTACGCATTGACTGAAATGAGTGAGCAAACACATTGAAATGCGTCTAGTTACATATAATAATAAAAACTACTCACTCCATCACACAAAAAATATCTTaattttatctaaatttggatgtatctagacgtgaTCAGTATATAGAATAATTAAGTTGTCAGAATCATGATTTTGTATCTGATCGAAACCTCTATGTATGGTAGAATCGTAAACCGTGCGATCTTAACTTCCAGAATAATGAAATCTTAGATTCTACTTAGTAGAGTCGTACACTTGTCCACTCAGTTGGGTCGTAAGTCGTAGAGTCGCATAGTAGAATCATGACTCTGACAACTACGGTataaatacattcaaatttagataaaattAAGACATCTTTTATGTTTTATGTGAGAGAGGGGCATAACATCTTATATCATCATTATGCGCGAGACTATAACAGAGTAATTTTTTACTGAAAAAGCATTGGTACTTATTTGTTTGTAGAATAGATAGAACCACCAGGAGCTCCCGCTAACTCCATGGCTTCTACGTGAAAACAAAAGTTCAAATGACTATGTGccaaacaaagaaagaaaaataaaaaagacaaagtcaaggaaaaAACCTAACAAGAAGTCCACCATGGTGGAGGGTTATCGTACCTAGACCTATTTCATCTCTCACTCACAGATAGCCTTGCTCTTTTGTCAAGAACCTTCACTTCTCTCATAAGAGTGTGTCTTGCTCCACGAGATAACCAAAGCTGTCTAACAAAAGTAGAAGTGTCAACTTTCTCTGTGTACAACAACCGCCCAAATACACAGAGACTGGATTTTCAGAACCTAggtgcatgtgaacccactttttcaaGTGCGTTTGTGATgtaaaaacatgttttaaaaatcgaaacacaaaatgaatgcaaaggtgatctcaaacatgtgccctggatatgagtttcgtgacgaaaaaacattttattttgcatcggcaaaaaattgaaattttgcagggctatatagcagtatatatgtgacgtattttgtttttttttagattctaaaataaaaaagtggtttctccgcgcaaactttctacgcacacatgaaacATGCATACGTACtccgttatttttatttcagatttttttaatatttaaaaaATGCATTTCCCACCTGGGTTcacgtgcacccaggttcaaCTGGGACTTTTCCCACCCACCTCAATTTACATTTAATAACAATCGATAATCATACATAGCCCCTAATCTCTACCGCAACACTATTAGTTGGTGTCAACATTATTTCAAGCTTGTTACTATTGTAGTCAGTGACTTCGTAAAACATAAATTTCATATTGTTGTATACTCACTCTGTTGCATAGCCTACCTATCCACTTCCAGTAATTTTGTTTCAGTATGACAAGTTTGTAGCTTGTCAACAGGGAATTGGGAGGCCACATTTACAAGTTAAAGCCGTCAGTCCGGCCATTTCGCCTGCACCGATCCACACCTTCCTCTATCCCACTGGCAAGCCACATCACCGTACAATATACCTCGCCTTGGAGCACCTCCAGCCAAATCGATACCCCTATCGTGTGACCTACAGTGTTATTGCTCAGCTATCAGCAGAAGCTCCATCGCCAGAACTCGACGCCCAACCGAAACCAACATTACCTGAGTGTTATTGCCATGACATGCTCTTATCAAGTGCGAGTCCAGAGCAATTTATCATTTCCATAGCATTCTCACAAAGGTTCAGAAAACGAACCTTTGTAACTTACACACAATGAACCTTACAAGTGTGATGATGTCCAGCAGAATCTCTACGGGATGTATGTTTTTTTCCCAAACGAATCAGAACTACAGATGAATCTGAACACAGCGATTAATGTACGATATATTATGTTAGGATGGCTGCTCTAGCTTAAATTAACTTCTTTTGTCCTTGCTATCCTTTAGAGCCTTTGGACTATCATCGTTAGATGATAAGGGGATTCTGTTGATGATGAATACTAACGCAGCACCAATCAAAGCACCCGATACATGGGCAATGTTGTTTACTTGAAGTGCGGCGCCTGTTACGGTGGTTGCACGTGCAGCTTCCATAACCTATTAGGGTACAAGCCAAATCGGGTTAATCAAGAATGTCTGCTTGGTATACATTACTAGTACTAGCAAAACAGTAAAACAGAATACACTAGTAATACGTCTGCCTGTTCAGAAAGCAGGAAGTTTGCTTCAATCAGTTCATTTGCATATGAACTATGATCGACCATTGCAGTAGTCCTTAGTTCCTTACTATCAAATATCTTACTATTTCATTACCTAGAAATGTATCTGAGTACTTATTCTCATGATGAATGGAAAAATATGTCAATTTGGCAGTCCTGAATATTTTGTCCTCGAGATTAGTGATAGATGGCCTTGTGAAAATTTGAAGAAATGTGAATTTGCGGTAGTTGAAAAGTAGCCTAACAGATAACACTAACCTTTTTTCCAGGGGAAAATATAACTATGAATGTTTATGTATAGAGGTTAAGGGGTGCAGTGAAAGAACCGACAAACAGAAGTAATTATTTCATCTCTGCAACACGATATGTTCTACAAACAAATGGTTTGACAGGCAACAAAATAGCGGATTTCCCATAGGATGGTAACTTACCTTGTCAACAACA from Lolium rigidum isolate FL_2022 chromosome 4, APGP_CSIRO_Lrig_0.1, whole genome shotgun sequence encodes the following:
- the LOC124707895 gene encoding protein PHYTOCHROME KINASE SUBSTRATE 2-like, producing the protein MDRHRAAKIPASQSADDDSELGVFTAERYFNDALAGEDALWCDRSSSSYSSAFKTWQHDESALAPTAATSSSEASWNSRSALLSNHPASAAAPAIEGKANSTTESEPTAGKARPSSSHLRRWILGMAGCACGSSDNKESMSADDLYREEMDDSSEADATIPGGTSKQTTVEDGTTVRMMSGSCKWVDDGGGPPPLLLPEAAHRRAAKPGEVSMRMLDPRVDASYGEQRRTLVSATQSSAYTIVAGTARGGAVSAAAGVSGSPNRAHMRVDSVVDDAAAPSEVDYMYPPSEASIVWSVVTAEGAASGNFSSAASGRYYYFNDGDEDAGGKSHRRRRNNGGGLLTGCMSKRAVDTVGRPRTWSEVEPAPAPVARVRGPDMTRRR